The following is a genomic window from Calliphora vicina chromosome 5, idCalVici1.1, whole genome shotgun sequence.
aaaaatttttaaaaaaccattcgaaaatatttttttccaaaacttactatggtcttatttggggatttttgttatgttttttagaatttaatttttaagcgcaaatttgttcaataagtaatttcaaatagtttttaagaagaattttaataaaataattaaatattaggccATAAATAACTTCCCCTGAATGGGGATTTTTGCTTAGGCTTTAGGAATTCAATTTTaagtttgaaaattaataaaaattattatatttaaagctttcaaataaaaattaagtggaaaaatatgttttttaaaagaaatatggtCTTAATCCCTTAAAAgggattttggggatttttgttatgtatttgggaatttaatttttaaggtccaatttgttcaaaaagtaatttcaaatagtttttaagaagaattttaataaaataattaaatattaggccATAAATAACTTCCCCTGAATGGGGATTTTTGCTTAGGTTTTAGGAATTCAATTTTAAGActgaaaattactcaaaattattatatttaaagctttcaaataaaaattaagtggaaaatatgttttttttttaagaaataaggtCTTAATCCCTTAAAGgggattttggggatttttgttatgtttttgggaatttaatttttaagcgcaaatttgttcaaaaagtaatttcaaGTAGTTTTTAagaagaattttaataaaataattaaatattaggccATAAATAACTTCCCCTGAATGGGAATTTTTGCTTAGGTTTtaggaattaaattttaaggctgaaaattactcaaaattattatatttaaagctttcaaataaaaattaagtggaaaaatatgttttttaaaagaaataaggtCTTAATCTCTTAAAAgggattttggggatttttgttgtgtatttgggaatttaatttcaaatagtttttaagaagaacattaataaaataattaaatattaaaatcggtccaccaGGACAAACTcggtttttgacctatatctggattactaagtcattaatatagacaatatggatatctaataatagatatttcaaagacctttgcaacaacgtatataagaccatagtaagtgggtcaaaatcggaaaaaatattttttaaccctaattttttttttcgcaaaaaattaaaaaaaaattttaaaatttaaaaaaattttaaaatttaaaaaaaccattctaaaaatttttttttttcaaaaaattaaaaaaaactactttggaaaaaaaaaatttttgtttacataaaaatatttaaaatttttattttgaagtataatttggtgaagggtatataagattcggcccaGCCGATTATACttcttttaattgtttattttcagtttgttattgaacattatagtttaaACAACAGAGATTTTCTTTAGCTTTCAATACTTGGGCAACGTCATTTTTATAATCTTTAAAATAATGGGAACTTCCCAACATTTTTGGTTTGATAAGAAATTGCAACTGAGCTTTCATTTGCACATTTATTTGCTCATACCTTCAGGCCTAAATGTACGCGGataattgaataattaaaacaaataatcaaaaaaaaaattttcattccgtcattccgtttgtaatttctacatttttcatttccgaccctataaaatatatatatattctggatccttatagatagcggagttgattaagacatgtctgtctgtctgttgaaatcaattttctgaagaaccctgatatattcgggatccaaatcttcaataattctgtcagacatgctttcgagaagtttgctatttaaaatcagcaaaatcggtccacaaatggctgagatatgaggaaaaaaccaggacaacctcgatttttgacctatatctggattactaagtcattaatatagacaatatggaaatcttatgatagatatttcaaagacatttgcaacaaaaaaaaaaaaaaattaagaaacaaaaaaaattttaaaaaatttaaaaaaaaaaaatttaaatttaaaaaacaaaaaaaaattttaaaaatttaaaaaaaacaatttgaaatttttttttccaaaaaatgaaaaaaaactgaaaaaaaatgttggtcacttaaaaatattaaagttttttattttgaagtataatttggtgaagggtatataagattcggcacagccgaatatagctctcttacttgttttttaaaattttaatatttttaaaacaaaaagtctTGACTCAGTTTATGATTTagacttttaaaaataaaaatttctgaaatacaattaaaaaaaaaaaaattcttgtaaCAATTACTATGTATTAGGCTAATGTGGTGGCGAAAATTAAGCGCCCCATTAGTATGCAGtaagaattgaattgaatttgatTCTGATTACTATTTCGCTATTACCATTATCACCTTGGTTTTGAAAccgaatacatatttttatttgttttttttttagattttgtaaaCATATAACTATTTACTGAATATTTATTGTTACTTTAAGTACTTGTATTACTATAAATCGCGTATGGTATGTCACGTACCAtatcaaatttcatttattataaaatcatccaaagattgtttttattaaaatatgacggattgtaaaggaaaaatatttgctttAGTGTAAGAAGttaaaagaaaagaagaaaAGAAGCGAACaagtacaaatgtcacgtacgatgacatgtaATTTGTCCATatgtaattgaaaatcgttttaaTGCAATTAAAAATGATGTGTAAAGTttatatttcctttttatacccttcaccatgattgAAGTGGCAAGGCTggttcatttgcgaccccataaagtagaAGGGTAGACGAATACAACGATTACTCCAAAAGTAACAAAACTTTGTCATTTGACAATTAATGGAAATAAAATTGAAGTTATTTAATTCACAATAATTCAggctttcaaaaaatgtatacaaatattagacatttaaaaaaaattctaaatttaatgccgccaaaagttgaaaaattttgcaaattagttcaaaacttaaatttcttttcTCAGTAAAAATAACACAACTTTATCATTtgacaattaatttaaataaaatcaaagttattttattcacaataaTTCAggctttcaaaaaatgtatacaaatattaggcatttcaaacaaaatttctaaatgattaaatttctaatttataaaatttatttctcacaatttggttcaaaattttaatttctcttttTAGGAAtagtaacaaatttttaataatgtgaCAGTTAATGGAAATAAAATTGAGGTTATGTTATTCATAATAGTTGAGGCTTTCAATAAAGGTATACAATTATTAGGcttttggaataaaatttttaaattagagGACCtcaaagttgaaaaatgtagaaaaattgtttattaaaaatcttaatttcttttctaagaaaaattaagataaatttaaaatttgtctagcaatttatatagaaattaacttattttattcacaataattcagattattgaaaaatttataaaaatattatgcattttaaacaaaatttctaaattaattgccgccaaacttgaaaaatttagaattttttttttaaaaatttttatatttttgaaatcaaaattgatgatttttatttagtttatattgttacgaaattgtgcttgaattcaaatataacgattttaacggctgatttaaaagtagcctaatgctttcaaataacagtgctgtaatagcaaactgtaacatatctgtgggcattattaaataaaagctttcagttgaccattgatcgtaagttggcaacgctgtttgttgcgaccgtatattcgaattcgaatattcagttaaagaacattgtagaaagtacaccacagatggcgtatgattagaaagctctagacagttaaatagaaatctagagtgcagatggcagtcttataaatagtggcagaggttgcagtcgtgagtgagtttatcagagaagcttttcgaataaacaacaactgctgtgtttttcaagtgaattcgtgtacattataaagtgtgtctgtatttctgcgaatttataaacgtgtataaaaggaaacattgagtgactatttaattctgttgttgtacattttaaataaataaagagttgttacaatttttaaactactaaacggcttttatttgcaatcaaaagtatccggtttatttaaaggaaataaatcaacgttttgaaaaggttaaaacggaACAATTAGAAATGGCGGCATTAGGATTCGTTAAGAGAGCAAAGTCATAACTAAGTCCTGAATttggcaatatttttaaaatttcaaaaacttatgttgccttaaaattcaatttttatgttaaatccaacgaaaatttcattaaaaaactcaatttttttttttttgttaaaaaataaattatcaataaattatccttctcacgaaggtgaagggtataaaaatgacagatatgtagccttcaaaatgacatcttagttattaaaaacaaaacccgcattcaaaagatacgcaatctattgtaaattttaaatattttttaaatatcaaaagtcCGATTTTACCCCTCTTTTTTCCTGCGTATAGaaataattttcgaaaattttcatattaatttttagtaaaaacagcaattagaaaataatatttcttggtccttttattgaaataaaaaattttaatacaaaaaaaaagtaccagaaaaagatacaatttttcccccttgaaaattcgaatttcaaaaaagtaccaaaatgatttccactcataatttttctggatcatatgaattaaaaattttatttctatgtttattaatTTAGTAGATATAGATAGGTTAATAGAGGGTTCTACTGGTACTATTTTTATCCGTTTTGGCCTCTTatcgaattttaaaaaagtaccagcCATATGTTggctctttttttattaaaattttatttctaggtCTATTCATTGGTCGTTTTAATCTCCTTGGCgttcaaatttcattaaaaaactcaatttgttttttcacaaaaaaaaaaaattttttttaaaactgtttttttattttaattttaaaatgtattaacaCTCAGTATTGTGATATAAAATTAACTTTAGTACTAATttagaaattcattaatttttgctttaaaaaaagtctCTTAACGCTTCAGAACTTATGCATTCACCAAATATTAGTTCACTATTACTGAATTCATTACTTCCCGTCACAATATCGATgctgaaaaaatacaaaaatcattttattaaatcaaattaaggagatttattaaaaaaaacctacttgtatccaattttttctttaatttccttTCTAATTTCATTGGCAATCTTAGTTATTTCCACTGTTTCAGCTTGTTCttgaaatttttgagaaaatactTGCAAAAATGGACTCTccttaaaattttcattcatttcattgGCTCTAATTGTTATAGACAAACCGAAATTcagagtttttgattttggtgtTTGGGTTTGAGTTTCCATTTCCATTTTACGTTTATTTATCATTTCGGAGATTTTATTCAATTCTTTATCCTCCATATCTCTAACATCCAACAGCTTTTGTATAACAAATAAACGACGCATATTATGTAATGAGGGATTTGTTTCAATTTTGGTAATAATTTCGGAATATAAAAGCACATTTTTTTTATCGGATGTTTGAATAAATTGTTCATATTCACATCTATTGTCCAAAATGATGATAGCAATATAGTTGTAGGTTCCGAAACTGGTGTAAGTTACTGGAAATTGAAAAAGTAAtattagaaaaagtaccattaagttgtcctttgtaaataatttgaaatattagtcctagataatattttgtttttatttaatctgTACTTACAGCTATCCACAACTTTTACTAATTCCTGCTCAGACAAATGATTATATATTTTCACTTTATTGTGAAGACTTGCCATTGCCTTCTCTAATATATTAACTTGTTCATCGTAGTTTTTAACCCAATTAAATATGAATGTATTAAAGCAGCTATCAACGCTACTTTGGCTTGTGCTTGAGGCAGACATAATTCGTTTCGTACTGATTGTTCTATGGCCGCGTAAATTCGCAAACGAACTGATTCAAATAACTACTTGCCTGCTTATATATGAAGGTTTATTTTTAGCCTCAATAATTAATCATAAACAAAATCTTACTGGATGGAGTTATTTGTATTTCTCTGAATAAAGATAACCAATGTGTGAATGTTTgatggtttgtttgtttgtttgtttgaaacAAGCAAAGTTTAACAAGCAAGTTGCCGCaacctcaaaatatttttaaccaaatttttatacccttcaccttaagtttgttattccgtttgtaatttcaacaatataatataaagtatatatactataaagtatatatgtatattctggatccttatagatagcggagtccatTAAGCcatatctgtctgttgaaatcaactttccgaatcctccaaataacttacatacacgattcatacatcaatatctccggaattcttccggaaaTTCAATTAGAGAAAATTGGTCCACGAATGGCTGAGACATAAcgaaaaaaaaccaggacaacctcgatttgggcaaaactgggagacacgggtatttttttttggtcttttatcacgtagtggtgtccgtatatggttatatttccatgactcaaaacattttattaaaatcgggctattagaagttacagatttttctccgttatttatggatcgattttgctgattttaaatagcaaacttctcgaaagcatgcctgacagaattattgaagatttggatcccgaagatatctggggccttcagaaaatttatttcaacagacagacggacatggcttaatcgactccgctatctataaggatccagaatatatatactttataaggtcggaaatgaaaaattcatgtctgacagaattattgaagatttggatcccaaagatatctggggtcttcagaaaattgatttcaacagacggacggacggaaggGTATAATGACAGGAAATATGGTCACACGAAGTAAAGCGGAGATGGACCTCATTCCAAACATATAAGAGTGGATGGAGAGAACTCACTGAGAGAACGACTGGAAGCATTGtgagaaatatgtacataaacaCAGATAAGCAGTTATTTTGGGCTCGGAATCCagatgttgccagaaagatggcaaAAGTTCATAGCAAACAACTGTtacaaatcttttaaaataaaagctgaaaataccgcaattttaagtcatacaaccaatatATAGATGATTGATTAAAACGAGTTACGAATTCTTAAACTgattttttatgtatgtataagagaTGAAGATtctaaagaattaattcttaattcaaaatcaaaattccgCTTCAAATGGCGGGTTTCCAATACTTGGGCAacactattttataattttcaaaataatctggactatagctcagtctatagtctggactatagctcagtctatagtcaggactatagctcagtctatagtcaggactatagctcagtctatagtctggactatagctcagtctatagtctggactatagctcagtctatagtctggactacagctcagtctatagtcaggactatagctcagtctatagtcaggactatagctcagtctatagtcaggactatagctcagtctatagtcaggactatagctcagtctatagtcaggactatagctcagtctatagtctggactatagctcagtctatagtctggactatagctcagtctatagtctggactatagctcagtctatagtcaggactaagctcagtctatagtcaggactatagctcagtctatagtcaggactatagctcAGTCCAAGGCGAATCTAATAAGGTGACCTCACGAGAACAGCTGATTACAGAACTAACACGCGATAATGTCAAActgcatatataaaaaatattcgccggaACGCCattatgtcaaactccatatataaaaaataagtgaattcgcctgtatttatttcaattcgccacagctgtcaccttgttaaatacgccttggctcagtctatagtcaggactatagctcagtctatagtcaggactatagctcagtctatagtctggactatagctcagtctatagtctggactatagctcagtccatagtcaggactatagctcagtctatagtcaggactatagctcagtctatagtcaggactatagctcagtctatagtcaggactatagctcagtctatagtcaggactatagctcagtctatagtcaggactatagctcagtctatagtcaggactatagctcagtctatagtctggactatagctcagtctatagtctggactatagctcagtctatagtctggactatagctcagtccatagtcaggactatagctcagtctatagtcaggactatagctcagtctatagtcaggactatagctcagtctatagtctggactatagctcagtctatagtctggactatagctcagtctatagtcaggactatagctcagtctatagtcaggactatagctcagtctatagtctggactatagctcagtctatagtctggactacagctcagtctatagtctggactacagctcagtctatagtcaggactatagctcagtctatagtcaggactatagctcagtctatagtcaggactatagctcagtctatagtcaggactatagctcAGTCCAAGGCGAATCTAATTAGGTGACCTCACGAGAACAGCTGATTACAGAACTAACACGCGATAATGTCAAActgcatatataaaaaatattcgccggaACGCCattatgtcaaactccatatataaaaaataagtgaattcgcctgtatttatttcaattcgccacagctgtcaccttgttaaatacgccttggctcagtctatagtcaggactatagctcagtctatagtcaggactatagctcagtctatagtcaggactatagctcagtctatagtcaggactatagctcagtctatagtctggactatagctcagtctatagtctggactatagctcagtctat
Proteins encoded in this region:
- the LOC135961112 gene encoding uncharacterized protein LOC135961112 — translated: MSASSTSQSSVDSCFNTFIFNWVKNYDEQVNILEKAMASLHNKVKIYNHLSEQELVKVVDSLTYTSFGTYNYIAIIILDNRCEYEQFIQTSDKKNVLLYSEIITKIETNPSLHNMRRLFVIQKLLDVRDMEDKELNKISEMINKRKMEMETQTQTPKSKTLNFGLSITIRANEMNENFKESPFLQVFSQKFQEQAETVEITKIANEIRKEIKEKIGYNIDIVTGSNEFSNSELIFGECISSEALRDFF